Proteins encoded by one window of Ulvibacter sp. MAR_2010_11:
- a CDS encoding HYR domain-containing protein, with protein MKKITLLLTLLFVFVLSSAIGQITYSGPYSGSSASPTPLVLGVGTNTISSTVTTSGPSISQWFDLTLPAAMEITNVTLGVTDPASVSSGTMCWNPFSTCNPSDSWTPPGQPATPITAWDFPGTLPIASSPGVISVDNGTAFNTTWTLVVTVAALACTDPTIPVLSATPSSVCPGGAVTLSLTGTLNDATNWQWYTGSCGGTSIGSGTSLVVNPVTTTTYYARGEGGCVVPGACGTVDVTVFTPPTVTFTALADLCIDAGVQAGLGGGSPSGGVYSGAGVTDDGNGMTYSFDPAAAGAGVHTLTYTFTDANGCSASDSDDVEVFALPTVTFTALADLCIDAGVQAGLGGGSPSGGVYSGAGVTDDGNGMTYSFDPAAAGVGVHTLTYTFTDANGCTGSDSDDVEVFALPTVTFTAPADLCIDAGVQAGLGGGSPSGGVYSGAGVTDDGNGMTYSFDPAAAGVGVHTLTYTFTDANGCTGSDSDDVEVFALPTVTFTAPADLCIDAGVQAGLGGGTPSGGVYSGPGVTDDGNGMTYSFDPAAAGVGVHTLTYTFTDANGCTGSDSDDVEVFALPTVTFTAPADLCIDAGVQAGLGGGTPSGGVYSGPGVTDDGNGMTYSFDPAAAGVGVHTLTYTFTDANGCTGSDSDDVEVFALPTVTFTAPADLCIDAGVQAGLGGGTPSGGVYSGPGVTDDGNGMTYSFDPAAAGVGVHTLTYTFTDANGCTASDSDDVEVFALPTVTFTAPPSPVCPGDVLIAQGGGSPTGGVYSGPGVTDDGNGMTYTFDAGASGNGTHILTYTYTDANGCTNSDSDSVTVEDTEDPVITCAADGTRDTDSGVCTYTVQGTEFDATFTDNCTSGVIFNNYNSTDTMAGVVLPKGVTTVIWTVNDGNGQTATCTTVITVEDNEDPVISCAADGTRDTDPGVCEYTVVGTEFDATFTDNCPDGSIINDFNSTDTMAGEVLAPGVYSIIWTVDDGNGQTASCTTVITIEDNEVPVIACPADVAVNTNPGQCYSIVTFPDAIAFDNCGVASVVQTAGLPSGSQFPVGVSTIEYTATDIHGNTSVCSFTITVTDNEAPMAVCMDITIQLDEFGDASIVAADVDGGSTDNCGIATMTIDVDTFDCSDVGDNPVVLTVTDVNGNVSSCTAIVTVEDVTDPVAVCMDITVQLDPTGTVTILGSDIGGASTDACGIASYDLDIDTFTCADVGDNPVVLTVTDVNGNVSTCTAVVTVEDNTSPDLVCMDITLELGADGTATIVPEDVIATNDDACGVLTIAVDIFEFDCSDIGTPVTVQVFSQDVNGNLSTCTAVVTVVDLLAPVLTCPADQTVDPGAGNLFYEVPDYFALGEATATDNCTDPVVITSQDPAAGTLLPDGTYTVTITAEDEYGNVATCTFELTVDTILGIGDTTADISSIVLYPNPATDYVMLSNPNNVELQSVAIYDLTGRLIKTIDLVNMDAEKTIDVSELASSTYMFVIKGTDSQMTKQLIKE; from the coding sequence CTATTATTAACACTGCTATTTGTGTTTGTCCTGAGCTCTGCCATTGGACAAATTACGTATAGTGGTCCGTATTCCGGCAGTTCGGCCAGCCCAACACCGCTGGTACTTGGAGTTGGAACAAATACTATTTCAAGTACCGTAACGACATCGGGACCGTCCATTTCACAATGGTTTGATCTAACATTACCAGCTGCCATGGAGATTACCAATGTTACCCTTGGCGTAACCGATCCGGCTTCTGTATCGTCGGGTACCATGTGTTGGAATCCATTTTCAACCTGTAATCCTTCAGATTCTTGGACTCCTCCTGGTCAGCCAGCCACCCCAATAACCGCTTGGGATTTTCCGGGTACTCTGCCAATTGCCAGTTCACCCGGCGTTATAAGTGTTGATAATGGTACTGCTTTTAACACAACCTGGACTTTGGTCGTAACTGTTGCGGCATTGGCTTGTACAGACCCAACGATACCAGTACTTTCAGCTACTCCATCAAGTGTTTGTCCAGGTGGTGCCGTAACGCTTAGTCTTACGGGTACTTTAAATGATGCAACCAATTGGCAATGGTATACCGGCTCTTGTGGAGGCACCTCTATAGGTTCTGGAACTTCTCTTGTAGTGAATCCGGTAACAACTACAACCTATTATGCCAGAGGGGAAGGTGGATGTGTTGTCCCCGGAGCTTGCGGAACGGTTGATGTAACTGTATTTACCCCTCCAACCGTAACTTTTACAGCACTTGCCGATCTTTGTATTGATGCAGGTGTACAAGCCGGTCTTGGTGGTGGATCACCCTCAGGTGGCGTATATAGTGGCGCCGGTGTTACCGATGATGGTAATGGAATGACCTATAGCTTCGACCCTGCTGCTGCAGGTGCTGGAGTGCACACCTTGACCTATACATTTACCGATGCAAATGGATGTAGCGCTAGCGATTCAGATGATGTTGAAGTATTTGCCCTACCAACCGTAACCTTTACAGCACTTGCCGATCTTTGTATTGACGCAGGTGTACAGGCCGGTCTTGGTGGTGGATCACCCTCAGGTGGCGTATATAGTGGCGCCGGTGTAACCGATGATGGTAATGGAATGACCTATAGCTTTGACCCTGCTGCTGCAGGTGTTGGAGTGCACACCTTGACCTATACATTTACCGATGCAAATGGATGTACCGGTAGCGATTCAGATGATGTTGAAGTATTTGCCCTACCAACCGTAACTTTTACAGCACCGGCCGATCTTTGTATTGACGCAGGTGTACAGGCCGGTCTTGGTGGTGGATCACCCTCAGGTGGAGTATATAGTGGCGCCGGTGTTACCGATGATGGTAACGGAATGACTTATAGCTTTGACCCTGCTGCTGCAGGTGTTGGAGTGCACACCTTGACCTATACATTTACCGATGCAAATGGATGTACCGGTAGCGATTCAGATGATGTTGAAGTATTTGCCCTACCAACCGTAACTTTTACAGCACCGGCCGATCTTTGTATTGATGCAGGTGTACAGGCCGGTCTTGGTGGTGGAACACCTTCAGGTGGCGTATATAGTGGTCCCGGTGTTACCGATGATGGTAACGGAATGACTTATAGCTTTGACCCTGCTGCTGCAGGTGTTGGAGTGCACACCTTGACCTATACATTTACCGATGCAAATGGATGTACCGGTAGCGATTCAGATGATGTTGAAGTATTTGCCCTACCAACCGTAACTTTTACAGCACCGGCCGATCTTTGTATTGATGCAGGTGTACAGGCCGGTCTTGGTGGTGGAACACCCTCAGGTGGAGTATATAGTGGTCCCGGTGTTACCGATGATGGTAACGGAATGACTTATAGCTTTGACCCTGCTGCTGCAGGCGTTGGAGTGCACACCTTGACATATACATTTACCGATGCAAATGGATGTACCGGTAGCGATTCAGATGATGTTGAAGTATTTGCCCTACCAACCGTAACTTTTACAGCACCGGCCGATCTTTGTATTGATGCAGGTGTACAGGCCGGTCTTGGTGGTGGAACACCTTCAGGTGGAGTATATAGTGGTCCCGGTGTTACCGATGATGGTAACGGAATGACCTATAGCTTTGACCCTGCTGCTGCAGGTGTTGGAGTGCACACCTTGACCTATACATTTACCGATGCAAATGGTTGTACCGCTAGCGATTCAGACGATGTTGAAGTATTTGCCCTACCAACCGTAACTTTTACAGCACCTCCAAGCCCTGTTTGTCCGGGAGATGTGTTGATTGCCCAAGGTGGCGGTTCCCCTACAGGTGGAGTATATAGCGGTCCCGGTGTTACCGATGACGGTAACGGAATGACCTATACATTTGATGCCGGAGCTTCTGGAAACGGAACACATATATTAACATATACCTATACAGATGCTAATGGATGTACCAACAGTGATTCAGATTCAGTCACTGTGGAAGACACCGAAGATCCGGTAATTACATGTGCTGCCGATGGAACACGGGATACAGATTCGGGAGTTTGTACCTATACAGTACAAGGAACCGAATTTGATGCCACCTTTACAGACAACTGTACTTCGGGTGTAATATTTAACAATTATAACTCAACAGATACCATGGCAGGTGTAGTGCTTCCTAAGGGAGTCACTACCGTTATATGGACTGTAAATGACGGAAACGGGCAAACAGCTACTTGTACTACTGTTATAACTGTTGAAGACAACGAAGACCCTGTAATCTCTTGTGCTGCCGATGGAACACGAGATACAGATCCGGGAGTGTGTGAATACACTGTCGTAGGAACCGAGTTTGATGCAACCTTTACAGACAACTGTCCTGATGGAAGTATCATCAACGACTTTAACTCAACAGATACCATGGCAGGAGAAGTCCTAGCGCCCGGTGTATACAGCATAATATGGACGGTAGACGACGGAAATGGTCAAACGGCAAGCTGTACTACTGTCATTACTATTGAAGATAATGAAGTTCCGGTTATTGCGTGTCCGGCCGATGTGGCGGTGAATACCAATCCGGGACAATGCTATTCTATTGTTACCTTCCCGGATGCCATTGCATTTGATAACTGTGGTGTTGCTTCTGTGGTGCAAACAGCCGGCTTACCTAGTGGAAGTCAGTTTCCTGTAGGAGTTTCTACCATTGAGTATACTGCAACAGATATTCACGGAAACACTTCCGTGTGTAGCTTTACCATCACAGTAACCGATAACGAAGCGCCTATGGCGGTTTGTATGGATATCACTATTCAGTTAGATGAATTTGGAGATGCATCTATTGTTGCAGCCGATGTGGACGGTGGTTCAACCGATAATTGTGGTATTGCCACAATGACTATCGATGTAGATACCTTCGACTGTAGTGATGTAGGAGATAATCCTGTGGTACTTACCGTAACCGATGTCAACGGAAATGTATCCTCTTGTACTGCTATTGTAACAGTAGAAGACGTAACAGATCCGGTGGCTGTTTGTATGGATATTACTGTGCAACTGGACCCAACAGGAACAGTTACTATCTTAGGTAGTGATATAGGCGGAGCATCTACCGATGCCTGTGGTATTGCTTCTTACGATTTAGATATCGACACCTTTACCTGTGCCGATGTTGGAGACAATCCGGTTGTACTTACGGTAACCGATGTAAACGGAAACGTTAGTACCTGTACTGCCGTTGTAACGGTAGAGGATAACACCTCTCCCGATCTTGTTTGTATGGACATCACTCTCGAACTGGGAGCAGATGGAACTGCTACTATTGTTCCTGAAGATGTGATCGCAACCAACGACGATGCCTGTGGTGTTTTAACGATTGCTGTAGATATCTTCGAATTCGATTGTAGTGATATAGGGACTCCGGTTACCGTTCAGGTGTTTAGCCAGGACGTAAACGGAAACCTAAGTACATGTACCGCAGTTGTAACGGTGGTAGACCTGTTAGCTCCTGTGCTTACTTGTCCGGCCGATCAGACTGTAGATCCGGGAGCAGGAAACTTGTTCTATGAAGTACCTGATTACTTCGCCCTTGGTGAAGCAACGGCTACCGACAACTGTACAGATCCTGTGGTGATTACCTCACAAGATCCTGCAGCAGGAACATTACTACCTGATGGAACCTACACAGTAACTATCACTGCCGAAGATGAATATGGCAATGTAGCCACCTGTACGTTCGAGCTTACCGTAGATACGATACTAGGTATAGGAGATACAACAGCCGATATTTCGAGCATTGTATTGTATCCTAACCCGGCAACGGACTATGTGATGCTAAGCAATCCAAATAATGTGGAACTGCAAAGTGTGGCCATCTACGACCTAACCGGAAGATTGATTAAAACAATCGACCTGGTAAATATGGACGCAGAGAAAACCATCGATGTTTCAGAATTGGCCAGTTCGACGTATATGTTCGTTATAAAAGGAACAGATAGTCAAATGACCAAACAACTTATTAAGGAATAA